In the genome of Desulfuromonas sp. DDH964, one region contains:
- a CDS encoding integrase core domain-containing protein, whose amino-acid sequence MKFNLLFVLFTFMAHRFLPKYDVRMQLLMFQIKMLRDRIDDQRIVPTPEERAELLRLGNEINHDVADVMLVVKSQTYRRWLSPKAKTRTPKPVGRPGTAEEIVALILRMATENLSWGYKRIFGELKKLGISVGLTTIRDILKRSDCPLPPEKTKSMPALPWSKFVSAHMESLVACDFFTKPVYTLRGKFDAYVLVFLHLGSRRVYLSQPTFHPDEAWVMQQARNVTMWLDDHGIEARYLIRDRDTKFTRQFDAFWKGVGVRCIRIPPKAPQANAFCESFIGTCKHQCLNHFVCFGLGQLAHINRVWLDYYHTQRPHQGTGNNVISADFRRTSAGPIKREERLSGIVAWYEREAA is encoded by the coding sequence ATGAAATTCAATCTTTTGTTCGTTCTTTTCACCTTTATGGCGCATCGGTTTCTGCCGAAATACGACGTCCGGATGCAGCTGCTGATGTTTCAGATCAAGATGCTGCGTGACCGGATCGACGATCAGCGCATTGTCCCCACGCCGGAGGAGCGGGCGGAGCTGCTGCGGCTGGGAAATGAGATCAACCACGACGTCGCCGACGTCATGCTGGTGGTCAAGTCGCAGACCTACCGGCGCTGGCTGAGTCCGAAAGCCAAAACCCGCACTCCGAAACCGGTTGGCCGCCCCGGCACCGCCGAAGAGATCGTGGCGCTGATCCTGCGCATGGCGACCGAGAATCTCTCATGGGGCTACAAGCGCATTTTCGGCGAGCTGAAAAAGCTCGGCATTTCCGTGGGGCTGACCACCATCCGCGATATCCTGAAGCGGTCCGATTGTCCGCTGCCTCCCGAGAAGACCAAGAGCATGCCTGCCCTTCCCTGGTCGAAATTCGTCAGCGCCCATATGGAATCGCTGGTGGCCTGCGACTTCTTCACCAAGCCGGTCTATACCCTGCGTGGCAAGTTCGACGCCTATGTGCTGGTCTTCCTGCATCTCGGCAGCCGCCGGGTCTACCTGAGCCAGCCGACCTTTCACCCCGATGAAGCCTGGGTAATGCAACAGGCGCGGAATGTGACCATGTGGCTCGATGACCACGGCATCGAAGCCAGGTATCTGATCCGTGACCGCGACACCAAGTTTACCCGGCAGTTCGATGCCTTCTGGAAAGGAGTCGGGGTGCGCTGTATCCGCATCCCGCCGAAAGCGCCGCAGGCCAACGCCTTCTGTGAATCTTTCATCGGCACCTGCAAGCACCAGTGCTTGAATCACTTCGTCTGCTTCGGTTTGGGCCAGTTGGCCCACATCAACCGTGTCTGGCTCGATTACTACCACACCCAGCGCCCCCACCAGGGCACCGGCAACAACGTCATCTCCGCCGATTTCCGGCGCACATCCGCAGGACCGATCAAGCGGGAGGAACGGCTCAGCGGCATCGTCGCCTGGTACGAGCGGGAAGCGGCGTAA
- a CDS encoding ATP-binding protein produces MIECLKRIISEHQHIEPSDELLPRRVAIGSLPGKVSVVTGVRGSGKTTLLRQRIRQLTENDVPRENILYLNFADDRLYWLRHENPDLILEAYFELHPQKRGHETVHCFFDEVQALPHWQLFIDRLTRTEKCEVTVAGSLLPSPDEEAASPLTGRIVSWDIFPLSFREFLDGKGIENNGSLSTEQRLTIQKAFEDYWQVGGFPGVNGLGPHQCIEAQQSNWSTILASIIGHHNISHPRAVIDLAHWLVDNTGSYYAVSHLTDYLKSLGHRVRKSSVVDWLVAIEDAGLLFSVNIFSSSSTRISVNPRKVYCVDHALVTSVSSGILINSDSLLENLVFTALRRVTPEIFYHKTKTGREVDLVALLPSVPGQERTILLVQVCASLTDPRVKQSEVRSLSEAMVELAVAEGTIVTWRTHETIPVGFGTIQVVPVWRFLLEMDSRT; encoded by the coding sequence ATGATCGAATGCCTGAAACGAATCATCAGCGAACACCAGCACATTGAACCGTCGGACGAACTGCTGCCCCGGCGTGTCGCCATCGGCAGTCTGCCGGGCAAGGTCTCGGTGGTCACCGGTGTCAGGGGGAGCGGCAAGACCACCTTGCTGCGCCAGCGCATTCGGCAGTTGACCGAGAACGACGTTCCCCGCGAGAACATCCTCTACCTCAATTTTGCCGACGACCGGCTTTACTGGCTGCGACACGAAAACCCGGATCTCATTCTGGAGGCATACTTCGAGCTCCATCCGCAGAAGCGTGGCCACGAGACGGTCCACTGCTTTTTCGACGAAGTGCAGGCACTCCCGCACTGGCAGCTCTTCATCGACCGCCTGACGCGCACCGAAAAATGCGAGGTCACCGTTGCCGGTTCCTTGCTGCCCTCACCGGATGAGGAAGCCGCCAGTCCCTTGACCGGCCGGATCGTCTCCTGGGATATCTTCCCGCTTTCTTTTCGGGAGTTCCTCGACGGCAAGGGCATCGAAAACAACGGCTCGCTATCCACCGAGCAGCGGCTGACCATCCAGAAGGCGTTCGAGGACTATTGGCAGGTCGGCGGCTTCCCCGGCGTGAACGGCCTCGGCCCGCACCAGTGCATCGAAGCCCAGCAGTCGAACTGGAGCACCATCCTCGCCAGCATCATCGGCCACCACAACATTTCCCACCCTCGGGCGGTGATCGATCTGGCCCACTGGTTGGTGGACAACACCGGCTCCTATTACGCCGTCAGTCACCTGACTGACTACCTGAAATCCCTCGGCCACCGGGTGCGCAAAAGCTCGGTGGTCGATTGGCTCGTCGCGATCGAGGATGCCGGGCTGCTGTTCAGCGTGAACATCTTTTCCAGCTCATCGACCCGGATCAGTGTCAATCCCCGCAAGGTCTATTGTGTCGATCACGCCCTAGTGACCTCGGTCAGTTCCGGCATCCTCATCAACAGCGACAGCCTGCTGGAGAATCTGGTGTTCACCGCGCTGCGCCGGGTGACCCCGGAAATCTTCTATCACAAGACCAAGACGGGCCGGGAGGTGGACCTTGTCGCGCTGCTGCCGTCAGTGCCGGGACAGGAACGAACCATACTGCTGGTCCAGGTCTGCGCCTCGCTGACCGATCCCCGCGTCAAGCAGAGCGAGGTCCGCTCCCTCTCCGAAGCCATGGTCGAACTGGCGGTGGCGGAGGGGACCATCGTCACCTGGCGCACTCATGAAACCATCCCCGTGGGCTTCGGCACCATCCAGGTGGTGCCGGTCTGGCGGTTTCTGCTGGAGATGGACTCACGAACCTAA
- a CDS encoding TOTE conflict system archaeo-eukaryotic primase domain-containing protein — protein sequence MPKNDKSLNEQDELRRLREENARLKHLLTRHGVAWEEPAIPEPIPTITESAPAPTHFTTDDKIYLFRRLFQGREDVYPQRWESAKGTSGYSPACGNEWKPGICHKPRVKCGDCNQRLLLPVTDRVIYSHLAGNQTIGVYPLLSDDSCYFLAADFDEADWREDAQAFIQSCRELGVPAALEISRSGNGAHAWIFFAEPVPAREARQLGVALISHTCDRTRQLSLASYDRLFPNQDTMPKGGFGNLIALPLQKQPRESGRSVFVDEYLQPYPDQWAFLAPIRPMSRRDLEDAILRASGGRHPLDVAFATEEDSKPWQRPSPVPALINGPLPESLSLVLANQIFIAKADLPQPLANRLIRLAAFQNPEFYKAQAMRLPVWSKPRIIGCAENFSQHIGLPRGCLDAVCDLLQENDIRPVLQDERLAGRRVTAKFTGTLRKDQKAAVREMLKHEVGVLCAPTAFGKTVTAAALIARRKVSTLVLVHRTELLRQWQERLNGFLEFPKGSLGVIGGGKKKPSGKIDIAVMQSLSRREDLGELLDHYGQIIIDECHHLSAFSFEAILKQAKAKFVVGLTATPIRRDGHQPIIFMQCGPIRHSAARPETAPAQLEVWPKVLPAPEIPPDSPIQDVFRILAGDATRNRRIAGDVLAAYREGRKVLVLTERTDHLRLLQEALGDEVEHCFVLHGRLSKKQRAEVFAELDALDESAPRVLLATGRLIGEGFDHPPLDTLVLAMPISWKGTLQQYAGRLHREHADKQDVRIYDYAETDQPQLARMWDKRQRGYRAMGYEIKPMETVVLGNGTTLK from the coding sequence TTGCCGAAGAATGACAAGAGCCTGAATGAACAGGACGAATTGCGGCGGCTTCGCGAGGAGAACGCCCGCCTCAAGCATCTGCTGACCCGTCACGGCGTCGCCTGGGAAGAACCGGCCATCCCTGAACCCATTCCTACCATAACGGAATCCGCACCAGCCCCAACCCATTTCACTACCGACGACAAGATCTACCTGTTCCGCCGCCTGTTCCAGGGGCGGGAGGATGTCTATCCGCAGCGCTGGGAGTCGGCCAAGGGCACATCCGGCTATTCACCGGCCTGCGGCAATGAGTGGAAGCCCGGCATCTGCCACAAGCCCCGGGTGAAATGCGGCGACTGCAACCAACGCCTATTGCTGCCGGTGACCGACCGGGTGATCTATAGCCACTTGGCCGGGAACCAGACCATCGGCGTCTATCCGCTCCTGAGCGACGACAGCTGCTATTTTCTCGCGGCCGATTTTGATGAGGCCGACTGGCGGGAGGATGCCCAGGCTTTCATACAATCCTGCCGGGAGCTTGGCGTTCCGGCGGCGCTGGAGATCTCCCGCTCCGGCAACGGAGCTCATGCCTGGATCTTTTTTGCCGAGCCGGTTCCGGCCCGCGAGGCCCGGCAGCTCGGGGTCGCACTGATCAGCCACACCTGCGACCGCACCCGGCAATTGTCCCTGGCCAGCTACGACCGTCTGTTTCCTAACCAGGACACCATGCCCAAGGGCGGCTTCGGCAACCTGATCGCGCTGCCCCTGCAGAAACAGCCGAGGGAATCGGGGCGCAGCGTTTTCGTCGATGAATACCTGCAGCCTTATCCCGATCAATGGGCTTTTCTGGCTCCCATCCGTCCCATGTCCCGGCGAGACCTGGAAGACGCGATTCTGCGGGCCAGCGGCGGCCGCCACCCTCTGGATGTGGCCTTTGCCACCGAGGAGGACAGCAAACCATGGCAGCGACCTTCACCTGTACCCGCCCTGATTAATGGTCCACTACCGGAATCACTGAGCCTGGTGCTGGCCAACCAGATTTTCATCGCCAAGGCCGATCTGCCACAGCCGCTGGCCAACCGCCTGATCCGCCTCGCCGCCTTCCAGAATCCGGAGTTCTACAAGGCCCAGGCCATGCGCCTGCCGGTGTGGAGCAAGCCGCGCATCATCGGCTGCGCCGAGAATTTTTCCCAGCATATCGGCCTGCCCCGTGGCTGCCTCGATGCGGTGTGCGACCTGTTGCAGGAGAACGATATCCGTCCGGTGCTGCAGGACGAACGCTTGGCGGGACGGAGGGTGACGGCCAAGTTCACCGGCACCTTGCGCAAGGACCAGAAAGCGGCAGTGCGGGAGATGCTCAAACACGAGGTCGGCGTGCTCTGCGCCCCGACGGCCTTCGGCAAAACCGTTACCGCCGCAGCCCTGATCGCTCGGCGCAAGGTCAGTACACTGGTGCTGGTCCATCGCACCGAACTACTGCGCCAGTGGCAGGAGCGGTTGAATGGATTTCTTGAGTTCCCGAAAGGAAGCTTGGGTGTCATCGGCGGCGGCAAGAAGAAACCGTCAGGCAAGATCGACATCGCCGTCATGCAGTCACTGTCCCGGCGGGAAGACCTGGGCGAACTGCTCGACCATTACGGACAGATCATTATTGACGAATGCCACCACCTGTCGGCCTTTTCCTTCGAGGCGATTCTCAAACAAGCCAAGGCGAAATTCGTGGTGGGCCTGACCGCCACACCGATACGCCGCGACGGGCATCAGCCGATCATCTTCATGCAGTGCGGGCCGATCCGCCATAGTGCCGCAAGGCCGGAAACCGCTCCGGCGCAACTGGAAGTATGGCCGAAGGTGCTGCCCGCGCCGGAGATCCCGCCGGATTCACCGATTCAGGATGTGTTCCGCATCCTCGCAGGCGATGCGACGCGCAACCGACGTATCGCCGGGGATGTACTGGCTGCCTACCGGGAAGGAAGAAAGGTGCTGGTGCTTACCGAGCGAACGGATCATCTGCGGCTGTTGCAGGAGGCGCTGGGGGATGAGGTCGAGCACTGTTTTGTCCTGCATGGCCGCTTGTCGAAGAAGCAGCGGGCGGAGGTGTTCGCGGAACTGGATGCGTTGGATGAGTCGGCACCGAGGGTGCTACTCGCCACCGGCCGCCTGATTGGCGAAGGCTTTGACCATCCGCCGCTCGACACGCTGGTGCTGGCCATGCCGATATCCTGGAAGGGAACCTTGCAGCAATACGCCGGACGCCTGCATCGGGAACATGCCGACAAACAGGATGTGCGCATATACGATTACGCCGAGACCGATCAGCCTCAGCTCGCCCGCATGTGGGACAAACGTCAGCGCGGCTACCGGGCCATGGGGTACGAGATCAAACCGATGGAGACCGTAGTTTTAGGAAACGGCACGACTCTAAAATAA
- a CDS encoding DUF262 domain-containing protein, producing the protein MNNHIDQLSVQQLLAGDVLYRIPMYQRNYAWDEGEITQLIQDVIDYSNREQHYYIGTLVVFERPAANGATVYETIDGQQRLTTLSLLVSFLKNEGKHDASWYRHLALDFECREHSQRTFSAIFSNHTDTLPSDDINSAILNGYRIIQKVLPQKLAEHKVSETAFSGYLFEKVQIMRVTVPHDTDLNHYFEIMNNRGEQLEKHEVLKSRLLEVLNRIPDAVERTKSKDCFHRVWEACANMEKYVQAGFTPEQRHELFGHQDWGKFLPKGFDEVLKAVSKCSRGEGGDAVALTLTDILSHVEPGGGESPGGDDEVSERFNSVINFPNFLLHVLRVSTGRDIPLDDKRLITIFEDELIRRDDPKSVKEFGFALLKCKYLYDHYILKREFIRGTDGWSLKRYKWSDGGQKKRSEKGYYVNTFGEENGQDDINRRILMLLAAFHVSTPTLVYKHWLNAALSYLFRKGYKNPDLYMEEELPPGQYLSYLKRVARAFVFDRFLGGHGESDYYQIIYARYGKCKSQPDVLSDANLSNRLSFGNIENNLVFNYLDYLLWLKHKDSDPVIKAYEFTFRSSVEHYYPQNPLPGHDTLPVDTLNSFGNLCLISHSKNSRLSNFMPQAKKEYYLNNTIDSIKQYLMMKEDSWDEGAINQHYQAMRDVFRDDLDVEVKRRLIKRSQ; encoded by the coding sequence ATGAACAATCACATTGACCAGCTCTCCGTCCAGCAACTTCTCGCAGGCGATGTGCTCTACCGAATCCCGATGTATCAGCGAAACTATGCATGGGATGAGGGAGAGATCACCCAACTTATTCAGGATGTCATCGACTACAGCAACAGAGAACAGCACTATTATATTGGAACGTTGGTGGTCTTTGAGCGGCCAGCCGCTAACGGCGCCACCGTATATGAGACCATAGACGGCCAGCAACGGCTCACAACCCTTTCTCTACTCGTATCGTTCCTGAAAAATGAGGGGAAACACGATGCCTCCTGGTATCGCCATCTGGCGCTGGACTTCGAGTGCCGGGAGCATTCTCAGCGTACCTTCTCGGCAATATTCAGCAATCACACCGATACCTTGCCGTCGGATGACATCAACTCCGCCATTCTCAACGGGTATCGAATTATCCAGAAAGTGCTGCCGCAAAAGCTGGCGGAACATAAAGTTTCGGAAACTGCCTTTTCCGGTTACCTCTTCGAGAAGGTTCAGATCATGCGGGTCACCGTACCCCACGATACAGATTTGAACCACTACTTCGAGATCATGAATAACAGAGGAGAGCAACTGGAAAAGCATGAGGTCCTCAAGTCGCGCCTTCTGGAGGTGCTGAATCGAATCCCGGACGCTGTGGAACGAACGAAAAGCAAGGACTGTTTTCATCGCGTTTGGGAAGCCTGCGCCAATATGGAGAAGTACGTCCAGGCGGGATTTACCCCGGAACAGCGGCATGAACTGTTCGGGCATCAGGATTGGGGAAAGTTCTTGCCAAAGGGTTTTGATGAGGTCTTGAAGGCCGTCTCTAAATGCTCCCGGGGAGAGGGAGGAGACGCGGTCGCCTTGACGCTCACGGACATTCTTTCTCATGTAGAACCGGGGGGTGGGGAATCACCTGGCGGCGATGACGAGGTTTCCGAACGGTTCAATTCCGTTATCAACTTCCCGAACTTCCTCCTGCACGTTTTGCGGGTTTCCACAGGTAGGGACATTCCTCTCGATGATAAGCGCCTCATCACCATATTCGAGGACGAATTAATCAGAAGGGACGATCCGAAAAGTGTAAAGGAATTCGGTTTTGCCCTGCTGAAATGTAAATACCTGTACGACCACTATATTCTAAAGCGTGAGTTTATCAGGGGAACGGATGGCTGGAGCCTGAAGCGCTACAAGTGGTCCGATGGTGGGCAGAAGAAACGCTCCGAGAAAGGTTACTATGTGAATACCTTTGGGGAAGAAAACGGCCAGGATGATATCAACCGCCGGATTCTTATGCTTCTGGCCGCTTTTCACGTATCGACCCCGACTCTTGTTTACAAGCACTGGCTCAACGCCGCATTGAGCTACTTGTTTAGAAAGGGCTATAAAAATCCCGATCTGTATATGGAAGAAGAATTGCCCCCTGGTCAATATCTAAGTTATTTGAAAAGAGTGGCGAGGGCCTTTGTTTTCGATCGGTTTCTCGGGGGGCATGGCGAGTCGGACTACTACCAGATTATTTACGCCCGATACGGCAAATGTAAATCGCAACCAGACGTACTATCCGACGCCAATCTAAGCAACCGGCTGTCGTTCGGGAACATAGAAAACAACCTTGTGTTTAACTATCTCGACTATTTGCTTTGGTTGAAGCACAAGGATTCCGACCCCGTCATCAAAGCTTACGAGTTCACATTCCGAAGCTCTGTGGAACATTACTATCCCCAGAATCCGCTTCCTGGGCATGACACACTGCCAGTCGACACGCTCAACTCTTTCGGCAACCTCTGCCTGATCAGCCACAGCAAGAACTCCCGTTTGAGCAATTTCATGCCGCAGGCTAAGAAGGAATACTATCTGAACAATACCATCGACAGCATCAAACAGTACTTGATGATGAAAGAGGATTCTTGGGATGAGGGGGCTATCAACCAACATTACCAAGCGATGAGAGATGTTTTTCGCGATGATCTTGATGTCGAAGTGAAAAGAAGACTCATAAAGAGGAGCCAATAG
- a CDS encoding DUF262 domain-containing protein has product MTAVASTVQKGIISVRQLLAAPNLAIPQYQRPYKWTSRHVGQLFSDITAFRNKTSYRLGTVVFHLDDRQKNIVDGQQRTITLMLAVHALIRLRRDRLERNDLKEQLDELKRKMVIPRFESDISKVNIHANYLEIARIIDRADFDEEQINFLLNRCEVVTFTLTDISEAFQFFDSQNARGKDLEPHDLLKAFHLREFSAQEDHLKRGTVAKWENSETAELSTLFAQYLYRIRNWAKGESARYFGKEDTDLFKGVNIETISNYPYIEHFRLAHHFVDHYNGGYERKIDGHKMAFPFYLDQIIINGRRFFEMTDHYLGEVGWAVDFDTLKKRIGRASLNGFAKKVFEAITSYEGRNRTGDRYVRVMFDCLLIYYIDKFGFAEISRAIEKIFIWAYSLRLQMQVLQLASMDNYVLESNLFKRLKDATHPSDFLRCSLPVVTQNRSSKTKAIEKLFKEMRYYEQSH; this is encoded by the coding sequence ATGACCGCAGTGGCTTCGACTGTTCAAAAAGGGATCATCTCTGTCCGCCAGCTCCTGGCCGCCCCCAACCTTGCCATCCCTCAGTATCAGCGCCCCTATAAATGGACCAGCCGCCACGTAGGCCAGCTCTTCTCGGATATCACGGCTTTCAGGAACAAGACCTCCTACCGCCTCGGCACCGTCGTTTTTCATCTCGATGATCGCCAGAAGAACATCGTGGATGGCCAACAACGCACCATCACCCTGATGCTGGCGGTCCACGCCCTGATCCGATTGCGCCGCGACAGACTGGAGCGTAACGACCTTAAAGAGCAACTGGATGAGCTTAAACGAAAGATGGTCATCCCCCGCTTTGAGAGCGACATCTCCAAGGTGAACATTCACGCCAACTACCTTGAGATAGCCCGTATTATCGACCGAGCGGATTTCGATGAAGAGCAGATCAACTTCCTGCTCAACCGCTGTGAGGTCGTCACTTTCACCCTGACCGATATTTCCGAAGCCTTCCAGTTTTTCGACTCTCAGAACGCCCGGGGCAAGGATTTGGAACCCCACGATTTGCTCAAGGCGTTCCACCTGCGTGAGTTCAGCGCCCAGGAGGACCATCTGAAGAGGGGCACGGTTGCCAAGTGGGAGAACAGCGAGACCGCTGAGCTATCGACACTCTTCGCCCAATACCTGTACCGAATCCGCAACTGGGCCAAGGGGGAGTCTGCCAGGTACTTCGGCAAAGAGGATACGGATCTTTTCAAAGGCGTCAACATCGAGACCATTTCGAACTATCCCTATATCGAACATTTCCGGCTGGCCCATCATTTCGTTGACCACTACAACGGGGGATACGAGCGGAAGATTGATGGCCACAAGATGGCGTTCCCTTTTTACCTCGACCAGATCATCATCAACGGTCGCCGCTTTTTCGAGATGACGGATCACTATCTTGGTGAGGTCGGTTGGGCCGTTGATTTCGATACCTTAAAAAAGCGCATTGGCAGGGCAAGCCTCAACGGGTTCGCCAAAAAAGTCTTTGAGGCAATCACGTCCTATGAAGGCAGGAATCGCACCGGCGACCGGTATGTCCGGGTGATGTTCGACTGCCTGCTCATCTACTACATTGATAAGTTCGGATTTGCCGAGATTTCCCGGGCTATCGAGAAGATTTTCATCTGGGCTTACAGCCTGCGTCTGCAGATGCAGGTTCTCCAACTCGCCAGCATGGACAACTATGTACTGGAGAGCAACCTGTTCAAACGGCTCAAGGATGCCACCCACCCAAGCGACTTTTTGAGGTGCAGTCTGCCGGTTGTCACCCAGAACCGCTCCAGCAAAACCAAGGCGATTGAGAAGCTGTTCAAGGAGATGAGGTACTATGAACAATCACATTGA
- a CDS encoding Fic family protein — protein MSNCQPPYTITPEILNRVAAISEAIGRLTVLTDQARALRLRRINRIRTIHGSLAIEGNTLSEAQITAILEGKRVIAPPREVQEVKNALAAYDRFDTWKPDVEKDLLEAHRMLMYGLIDEAGLYRHGGVGVMAGQRVIHMAPPADRVPHLMSDLFSWLAATDAHPLIASSVFHYEFEFIHPFSDGNGRMGRLWQSLILARWNPLFADIPVESLIFEHQTEYYQAIQESTQKTDSAPFIAFMLRMILDTVTTTAPQVSPQVTPQVSELLAVIKGEMGREALQSALGLSDRKSFRERYLKPALTDGLIEMTIPDKPNSRLQKYRLTDKGRQWLAQHGDG, from the coding sequence ATGAGCAACTGCCAGCCCCCCTACACCATCACTCCGGAAATCCTGAACCGGGTTGCCGCCATCAGCGAGGCCATCGGGCGGCTTACCGTGCTCACCGACCAGGCGAGAGCCTTGCGGCTGCGGCGCATCAACCGTATTCGCACCATCCACGGCTCGTTGGCCATCGAGGGTAACACCCTGAGCGAGGCGCAGATCACCGCGATACTGGAGGGCAAGCGGGTCATCGCACCGCCCCGCGAGGTGCAGGAGGTGAAAAACGCCCTGGCCGCCTACGACCGTTTTGACACCTGGAAGCCCGATGTGGAAAAGGACCTGCTGGAGGCGCACCGGATGCTGATGTACGGCCTGATCGACGAGGCAGGGCTTTATCGGCATGGCGGCGTCGGGGTGATGGCGGGCCAGCGGGTAATCCACATGGCCCCGCCCGCAGACCGGGTGCCGCATCTGATGAGTGACCTGTTCTCCTGGCTGGCCGCCACCGATGCCCACCCACTCATCGCCAGCTCGGTCTTTCACTACGAATTCGAATTCATCCACCCCTTTTCCGACGGCAACGGCCGCATGGGGCGGTTGTGGCAGAGCCTGATTCTGGCCCGCTGGAATCCCCTGTTCGCCGACATCCCGGTGGAAAGCCTGATCTTCGAGCACCAAACCGAGTATTACCAAGCCATTCAGGAAAGCACCCAAAAGACCGACTCCGCGCCTTTCATCGCCTTCATGCTGCGGATGATTCTGGATACCGTGACCACCACTGCCCCCCAGGTCAGCCCTCAAGTCACCCCCCAAGTCAGCGAACTGCTGGCGGTGATCAAGGGCGAGATGGGCCGAGAGGCGCTGCAATCCGCACTGGGGCTTTCGGACCGCAAATCCTTCCGCGAGCGCTACCTCAAACCGGCCCTGACCGACGGCCTGATCGAGATGACCATTCCCGACAAGCCCAACAGTCGCTTGCAGAAATACCGTTTGACCGACAAGGGCCGCCAGTGGCTGGCGCAGCATGGCGATGGATAA
- a CDS encoding endonuclease domain-containing protein, translating to MTERLVQNQTQPPSIPPCQGGGSSSAATTNRQVPSSCPPCQGGGSSSLPDKGGRGEGSPPFLPYDKKLTELARQNRSNPTKAELTIWREILRKRQFSRFKFLRQKPIGGYIVDFYCAELRLVIEIDGESHAETVEYDAERTKFLNSLGLQVIRYTNDEVLRNLAGVYDDLMRQLLLEEVNQ from the coding sequence ATGACGGAGCGACTGGTTCAAAATCAAACCCAACCCCCCTCAATCCCCCCTTGTCAGGGGGGAGGTTCAAGCTCCGCAGCGACTACAAATAGACAGGTTCCGTCCTCGTGTCCCCCTTGCCAGGGGGGAGGTTCTAGCTCCCTCCCTGATAAGGGAGGGCGGGGGGAGGGTTCGCCTCCCTTTCTCCCCTACGATAAAAAGCTGACTGAGCTTGCCCGCCAAAATCGCAGTAACCCTACTAAAGCTGAACTGACGATCTGGCGTGAAATCCTGCGAAAGAGACAATTTTCTCGCTTTAAATTCCTACGTCAGAAACCAATCGGTGGATATATCGTCGATTTCTACTGCGCGGAATTGCGTCTTGTCATAGAAATCGACGGCGAGAGCCATGCGGAAACCGTTGAATACGACGCCGAACGAACGAAATTTCTTAACTCGCTTGGTTTACAGGTAATCAGATATACGAACGATGAGGTGCTACGCAACCTTGCGGGTGTTTACGACGATTTGATGCGTCAGCTTCTGCTTGAGGAGGTCAATCAATGA